A genomic segment from Drosophila willistoni isolate 14030-0811.24 chromosome 2L unlocalized genomic scaffold, UCI_dwil_1.1 Seg168, whole genome shotgun sequence encodes:
- the LOC124459981 gene encoding uncharacterized protein LOC124459981 isoform X2, producing MVSHLKNKHYDTFVKCMQKKITTLIGEKYKTLVIAVKKVLSKVEDVAFTFEVVTITNSSRPFLTITAHFINKECLESICLKAARMDQMKIQMTKVMAWKTTTIGQFRT from the exons ATGGTGTCGCACCTGAAAAATAAGCACTATGACACTTTTGTAAAGTGTATGCAAAAAAAG ATTACGACATTGATCGGAGAAAAATACAAGACATTAGTGATTGCTGTTAAAAAGGTTTTAAGCAAAGTGGAGGATGTCGCATTCACATTCGAAGTAGTGACTATAACAAACTCAAGCCGACCATTTCTTACAATAACTGCGCATTTTATAAATAAGGAATGTTTGGaatcaatttgtttaaaggCAGCTAGAATGGATCAg atGAAAATTCAGATGACCAAGGTGATGGCTTGGAAAACGACCACAATAGGTCAATTTCGAACGTAG
- the LOC124459981 gene encoding uncharacterized protein LOC124459981 isoform X1: MVSHLKNKHYDTFVKCMQKKRQHACPITTLIGEKYKTLVIAVKKVLSKVEDVAFTFEVVTITNSSRPFLTITAHFINKECLESICLKAARMDQMKIQMTKVMAWKTTTIGQFRT; the protein is encoded by the exons ATGGTGTCGCACCTGAAAAATAAGCACTATGACACTTTTGTAAAGTGTATGCAAAAAAAG AGACAACATGCCTGTCCG ATTACGACATTGATCGGAGAAAAATACAAGACATTAGTGATTGCTGTTAAAAAGGTTTTAAGCAAAGTGGAGGATGTCGCATTCACATTCGAAGTAGTGACTATAACAAACTCAAGCCGACCATTTCTTACAATAACTGCGCATTTTATAAATAAGGAATGTTTGGaatcaatttgtttaaaggCAGCTAGAATGGATCAg atGAAAATTCAGATGACCAAGGTGATGGCTTGGAAAACGACCACAATAGGTCAATTTCGAACGTAG